One Nerophis lumbriciformis linkage group LG21, RoL_Nlum_v2.1, whole genome shotgun sequence DNA segment encodes these proteins:
- the LOC133621146 gene encoding sialic acid-binding Ig-like lectin 5 isoform X2: MILLVWSALLLHMSVCKGEASQSDDACRSGFCISLGSRQITSETGLCVVLSCSYSAENFNPQSVVWFKCDHNEKCTNSDIVFHSKNMNKTRNSFKARISLLEQDVSRRNCSIIIHDLSQSDSGLYQLRINGLFNGKSDGFSFNQHRVQLSVKELKQKPTVLIPTLTAGRPAALTCTAPGLCSGDAPAFSWTWRRAGDDSPHVLSGNLTVARRDLSDFTQRHSATLILNPSAQQHGTRVTCRVAFKGVNATTEETATLNVTYVKTPSITGQTTVKEGDTLNLSCSVDSFPPSRITWSLLDSHATKPHTELTQAVSAAYLVIPNVAAVHSGRYVCAANHSAATLTAHVDMTVTWFAGILDGSGCVMQTAGLTCVCISRGVPHPVVTWPSLENRTEYHAGTIASNDTVSSIALTVGGRHLSAVECVSSHKDGQAKKLLSIEMKTLEPEDTRVETLASVLRADVIIAFLVGTLLSAILCLLPMICCSCRQTKKNSCPLDLEMVSPREESEETDPRGMKEIFVNGEDKDDVDYADINFSALRRNNTRGAPSKHEATEYAEIKKAGCRNDGKSELLLECQGTQEGGPQCCELKEDEEVLYSNVKETMMCNDVIDGHGDN, encoded by the exons ATGATTCTTCTGGTCTGGTCtgctctgctcctccacatgagCGTCTGCAAAG GAGAAGCATCACAGAGCGACGACGCCTGCCGGAGTGGATTCTGCATCTCCCTCGGCAGCAGGCAAATAACCTCAGAGACGGGACTCTGCGTCGTCTTGTCGTGTTCCTACTCCGCCGAAAACTTCAACCCACAAAGCGTGGTTTGGTTCAAATGTGACCACAACGAAAAATGCACCAACTCCGACATAGTATTCCACTCCAAGAACATGAACAAAACGAGGAACAGCTTCAAGGCGAGGATATCACTGCTGGAGCAGGATGTGAGTCGCAGGAACTGCAGCATCATCATCCACGACCTCAGCCAGTCTGATTCGGGATTGTATCAGCTCCGAATTAATGGCCTCTTTAACGGGAAATCTGATGGATTCTCCTTCAACCAGCACAGGGTACAGCTAAGCGTAAAAG AGCTGAAGCAGAAGCCCACGGTGTTGATCCCCACCCTGACCGCGGGCCGACCCGCCGCGCTCACCTGCACCGCCCCCGGCCTCTGCTCCGGGGACGCCCCCGCCTTCAGCTGGACGTGGAGGCGAGCAGGGGACGACTCCCCCCACGTTCTCTCGGGGAACCTCACGGTCGCTCGCCGGGATCTGTCTGATTTCACGCAACGACACAGCGCCACCTTGATCTTGAACCCTTCCGCCCAGCAGCATGGCACCCGGGTCACGTGCAGAGTCGCCTTCAAGGGGGTCAACGCGACCACGGAGGAGACGGCGACGCTAAATGTGACTT ACGTGAAGACGCCGTCCATCACCGGGCAGACGACAGTAAAGGAAGGCGACACGCTGAATCTGAGCTGCAGCGTTGACAGTTTCCCACCTTCTCGCATAACGTGGAGTCTTCTAGATTCCCACGCAACAAAGCCGCACACAGAGCTGACCCAAGCTGTCAGCGCCGCCTACCTCGTCATCCCAAATGTGGCCGCCGTCCATTCCGGCCGCTACGTGTGTGCGGCGAACCACAGCGCGGCGACACTGACGGCGCACGTTGACATGACCGTGACCT GGTTTGCGGGGATCCTCGACGGGTCTGGATGTGTGATGCAGACGGCGGGTTTGACCTGCGTGTGCATCAGTCGCGGGGTTCCTCATCCCGTTGTCACGTGGCCTTCGCTGGAGAACCGGACCGAGTACCACGCGGGCACGATCGCGTCCAACGACACCGTTAGCAGCATCGCTCTGACTGTCGGAGGCCGCCACCTTTCTGCTGTTGAGTGTGTCAGCAGCCATAAAGACGGGCAGGCAAAGAAACTCCTCAGCATTGAAATGAAAACATTAGAACCTGAAG ACACACGAGTGGAAACCCTCGCAAGTGTGCTGCGGGCCGACGTCATCATTGCATTTTTGGTCGGAACGCTTCTTTCCGCCATCTTGTGCTTGTTGCCAATGATCTGCTGCAG CTGCAGACAAACCAAGAAAAACTCTTGTCCGCTGGATTTGGAAATGGTGTCCCCACGGGAGGAATCAGAG GAAACTGACCCGAGAGGGATGAAGGAGATCTTTGTCAACGGCGAGGACAAAGATGACGTAGACTACGCCGACATCAACTTCTCAGCGCTGAGGAGAAACAACACCAGGGGGGCGCCGTCCAAGCACGAGGCTACGGAGTACGCGGAGATCAAGAAAGCGGGCTGCAGAAATGACGGCAAATCCGAGCTGTTGTTGGAATGCCAGGGAACGCAGGAGGGCGGACCTCAGTGCTGCGAGCTAAAAGAGGACGAGGAGGTCCTGTATTCAAATGTGAAGGAAACAATGATGTGCAACGATGTCATCGATGGTCATGGAGATAATTGA
- the LOC133621146 gene encoding sialic acid-binding Ig-like lectin 5 isoform X1, giving the protein MILLVWSALLLHMSVCKGEASQSDDACRSGFCISLGSRQITSETGLCVVLSCSYSAENFNPQSVVWFKCDHNEKCTNSDIVFHSKNMNKTRNSFKARISLLEQDVSRRNCSIIIHDLSQSDSGLYQLRINGLFNGKSDGFSFNQHRVQLSVKELKQKPTVLIPTLTAGRPAALTCTAPGLCSGDAPAFSWTWRRAGDDSPHVLSGNLTVARRDLSDFTQRHSATLILNPSAQQHGTRVTCRVAFKGVNATTEETATLNVTYVKTPSITGQTTVKEGDTLNLSCSVDSFPPSRITWSLLDSHATKPHTELTQAVSAAYLVIPNVAAVHSGRYVCAANHSAATLTAHVDMTVTWFAGILDGSGCVMQTAGLTCVCISRGVPHPVVTWPSLENRTEYHAGTIASNDTVSSIALTVGGRHLSAVECVSSHKDGQAKKLLSIEMKTLEPEDTRVETLASVLRADVIIAFLVGTLLSAILCLLPMICCRYSCRQTKKNSCPLDLEMVSPREESEETDPRGMKEIFVNGEDKDDVDYADINFSALRRNNTRGAPSKHEATEYAEIKKAGCRNDGKSELLLECQGTQEGGPQCCELKEDEEVLYSNVKETMMCNDVIDGHGDN; this is encoded by the exons ATGATTCTTCTGGTCTGGTCtgctctgctcctccacatgagCGTCTGCAAAG GAGAAGCATCACAGAGCGACGACGCCTGCCGGAGTGGATTCTGCATCTCCCTCGGCAGCAGGCAAATAACCTCAGAGACGGGACTCTGCGTCGTCTTGTCGTGTTCCTACTCCGCCGAAAACTTCAACCCACAAAGCGTGGTTTGGTTCAAATGTGACCACAACGAAAAATGCACCAACTCCGACATAGTATTCCACTCCAAGAACATGAACAAAACGAGGAACAGCTTCAAGGCGAGGATATCACTGCTGGAGCAGGATGTGAGTCGCAGGAACTGCAGCATCATCATCCACGACCTCAGCCAGTCTGATTCGGGATTGTATCAGCTCCGAATTAATGGCCTCTTTAACGGGAAATCTGATGGATTCTCCTTCAACCAGCACAGGGTACAGCTAAGCGTAAAAG AGCTGAAGCAGAAGCCCACGGTGTTGATCCCCACCCTGACCGCGGGCCGACCCGCCGCGCTCACCTGCACCGCCCCCGGCCTCTGCTCCGGGGACGCCCCCGCCTTCAGCTGGACGTGGAGGCGAGCAGGGGACGACTCCCCCCACGTTCTCTCGGGGAACCTCACGGTCGCTCGCCGGGATCTGTCTGATTTCACGCAACGACACAGCGCCACCTTGATCTTGAACCCTTCCGCCCAGCAGCATGGCACCCGGGTCACGTGCAGAGTCGCCTTCAAGGGGGTCAACGCGACCACGGAGGAGACGGCGACGCTAAATGTGACTT ACGTGAAGACGCCGTCCATCACCGGGCAGACGACAGTAAAGGAAGGCGACACGCTGAATCTGAGCTGCAGCGTTGACAGTTTCCCACCTTCTCGCATAACGTGGAGTCTTCTAGATTCCCACGCAACAAAGCCGCACACAGAGCTGACCCAAGCTGTCAGCGCCGCCTACCTCGTCATCCCAAATGTGGCCGCCGTCCATTCCGGCCGCTACGTGTGTGCGGCGAACCACAGCGCGGCGACACTGACGGCGCACGTTGACATGACCGTGACCT GGTTTGCGGGGATCCTCGACGGGTCTGGATGTGTGATGCAGACGGCGGGTTTGACCTGCGTGTGCATCAGTCGCGGGGTTCCTCATCCCGTTGTCACGTGGCCTTCGCTGGAGAACCGGACCGAGTACCACGCGGGCACGATCGCGTCCAACGACACCGTTAGCAGCATCGCTCTGACTGTCGGAGGCCGCCACCTTTCTGCTGTTGAGTGTGTCAGCAGCCATAAAGACGGGCAGGCAAAGAAACTCCTCAGCATTGAAATGAAAACATTAGAACCTGAAG ACACACGAGTGGAAACCCTCGCAAGTGTGCTGCGGGCCGACGTCATCATTGCATTTTTGGTCGGAACGCTTCTTTCCGCCATCTTGTGCTTGTTGCCAATGATCTGCTGCAG ATATAGCTGCAGACAAACCAAGAAAAACTCTTGTCCGCTGGATTTGGAAATGGTGTCCCCACGGGAGGAATCAGAG GAAACTGACCCGAGAGGGATGAAGGAGATCTTTGTCAACGGCGAGGACAAAGATGACGTAGACTACGCCGACATCAACTTCTCAGCGCTGAGGAGAAACAACACCAGGGGGGCGCCGTCCAAGCACGAGGCTACGGAGTACGCGGAGATCAAGAAAGCGGGCTGCAGAAATGACGGCAAATCCGAGCTGTTGTTGGAATGCCAGGGAACGCAGGAGGGCGGACCTCAGTGCTGCGAGCTAAAAGAGGACGAGGAGGTCCTGTATTCAAATGTGAAGGAAACAATGATGTGCAACGATGTCATCGATGGTCATGGAGATAATTGA
- the LOC133621146 gene encoding sialic acid-binding Ig-like lectin 14 isoform X3 translates to MILLVWSALLLHMSVCKGEASQSDDACRSGFCISLGSRQITSETGLCVVLSCSYSAENFNPQSVVWFKCDHNEKCTNSDIVFHSKNMNKTRNSFKARISLLEQDVSRRNCSIIIHDLSQSDSGLYQLRINGLFNGKSDGFSFNQHRVQLSVKELKQKPTVLIPTLTAGRPAALTCTAPGLCSGDAPAFSWTWRRAGDDSPHVLSGNLTVARRDLSDFTQRHSATLILNPSAQQHGTRVTCRVAFKGVNATTEETATLNVTYVKTPSITGQTTVKEGDTLNLSCSVDSFPPSRITWSLLDSHATKPHTELTQAVSAAYLVIPNVAAVHSGRYVCAANHSAATLTAHVDMTVTWFAGILDGSGCVMQTAGLTCVCISRGVPHPVVTWPSLENRTEYHAGTIASNDTVSSIALTVGGRHLSAVECVSSHKDGQAKKLLSIEMKTLEPEDTRVETLASVLRADVIIAFLVGTLLSAILCLLPMICCRKLTREG, encoded by the exons ATGATTCTTCTGGTCTGGTCtgctctgctcctccacatgagCGTCTGCAAAG GAGAAGCATCACAGAGCGACGACGCCTGCCGGAGTGGATTCTGCATCTCCCTCGGCAGCAGGCAAATAACCTCAGAGACGGGACTCTGCGTCGTCTTGTCGTGTTCCTACTCCGCCGAAAACTTCAACCCACAAAGCGTGGTTTGGTTCAAATGTGACCACAACGAAAAATGCACCAACTCCGACATAGTATTCCACTCCAAGAACATGAACAAAACGAGGAACAGCTTCAAGGCGAGGATATCACTGCTGGAGCAGGATGTGAGTCGCAGGAACTGCAGCATCATCATCCACGACCTCAGCCAGTCTGATTCGGGATTGTATCAGCTCCGAATTAATGGCCTCTTTAACGGGAAATCTGATGGATTCTCCTTCAACCAGCACAGGGTACAGCTAAGCGTAAAAG AGCTGAAGCAGAAGCCCACGGTGTTGATCCCCACCCTGACCGCGGGCCGACCCGCCGCGCTCACCTGCACCGCCCCCGGCCTCTGCTCCGGGGACGCCCCCGCCTTCAGCTGGACGTGGAGGCGAGCAGGGGACGACTCCCCCCACGTTCTCTCGGGGAACCTCACGGTCGCTCGCCGGGATCTGTCTGATTTCACGCAACGACACAGCGCCACCTTGATCTTGAACCCTTCCGCCCAGCAGCATGGCACCCGGGTCACGTGCAGAGTCGCCTTCAAGGGGGTCAACGCGACCACGGAGGAGACGGCGACGCTAAATGTGACTT ACGTGAAGACGCCGTCCATCACCGGGCAGACGACAGTAAAGGAAGGCGACACGCTGAATCTGAGCTGCAGCGTTGACAGTTTCCCACCTTCTCGCATAACGTGGAGTCTTCTAGATTCCCACGCAACAAAGCCGCACACAGAGCTGACCCAAGCTGTCAGCGCCGCCTACCTCGTCATCCCAAATGTGGCCGCCGTCCATTCCGGCCGCTACGTGTGTGCGGCGAACCACAGCGCGGCGACACTGACGGCGCACGTTGACATGACCGTGACCT GGTTTGCGGGGATCCTCGACGGGTCTGGATGTGTGATGCAGACGGCGGGTTTGACCTGCGTGTGCATCAGTCGCGGGGTTCCTCATCCCGTTGTCACGTGGCCTTCGCTGGAGAACCGGACCGAGTACCACGCGGGCACGATCGCGTCCAACGACACCGTTAGCAGCATCGCTCTGACTGTCGGAGGCCGCCACCTTTCTGCTGTTGAGTGTGTCAGCAGCCATAAAGACGGGCAGGCAAAGAAACTCCTCAGCATTGAAATGAAAACATTAGAACCTGAAG ACACACGAGTGGAAACCCTCGCAAGTGTGCTGCGGGCCGACGTCATCATTGCATTTTTGGTCGGAACGCTTCTTTCCGCCATCTTGTGCTTGTTGCCAATGATCTGCTGCAG GAAACTGACCCGAGAGGGATGA